From the Lysinibacillus fusiformis genome, the window GAGCGAGGACTTATTCCTGCACGTGAAGCATTAGCAGACTCTCAAAACATATCAGCGCTACGTTTATATAATGATATTATTAATAGACGCCCCGCTGATTTGTTAGTAAAAATGGGATTCACAAAATTACACCCAGATGACTTCACTAACCTAGCAACTGGTATTGGTGCTTTAAGTGAAGGGACTACTGTAGAAGAAAATACAAATGCCTTTGCTACTTTTGCAAATGGTGGTCAATTCATTGATGCCTATATGATTGATCGTATCGAAGACCAAGAAGGCAATATTATTTACAAACATGAGGTAGAACCTGTTCAAGTATTTAGCCCAGAAACATCCTATATCGTGACAGATATGTTACGTGATGTTCTTACTAAAGGTACAGGGACAATGGCACGAAATACCTTAAAATTCTCTTCTGATTTCGCTGCAAAAACAGGGACTTCTCAAGAGTATAAAGATGTTTGGCTAGTTGGTTATAACCCAAATGTATCTCTTGGTGTTTGGATGGGTTACGATCAACCTCGTACACTTTATGCATTTAACAACACCTACTTACAGCCAAGCGTTCGTGTGAATAAGCTTTGGGGTACGTTAATGAATGCCGTTTACGATGCGGACCCTCAGCTAATTGATCCACCAACAAGCTTTAAGGCGCCTAAAAATGTTGTGACTGCATCATTCTGTGGCATTTCCGGTATGGCCCCTTCTGCAGCTTGCGCTAGCGCAGGTCTTGTACGTTCCGATTTATTTAATGCGAAGGTATTTTTACCATCTCAACCTGATGATAGCTTAGCATCTTCAAGTGTTGTGACGATTAAAGGTAAAACTTATAATGCCCTGCCAAATACACCAGCAGAATTTGTCAAAGCAGGTGGTGCAGGCATTAATCAAGACTTTATTAAACGAATGTTAGGTAGACTTGGCGGTAACCCTGCTAGTCTGTTACCAAAGAATTCAACATTGTCGAATTCATCTGTATCAGCTGTTGATTTCCCAGCAGATGGCAGCCCACCAGCAGCTGTCTCAGCTTCAGTAAATGGCTCTACATTATCATGGTCAGAGTCATCGAATGATGTTGTTGGTTATCGTATCTACAACGTTACGAATGGCGGTAATACGCTTGTGACATCCGTACTAGAATCAACACAAAGCATTACGGTTGCTAGTGGACAAGCTTATGTAGTAGTCGCTGTAGATATTACAGGCTTATCATCACCTCAATCCAATGTTGTTTCTACTGGCGGTAGTGAAAATGAACCTGACCCAGAGGAAAACGACCAAGAACCAATACCACCTACAACGCCACCAACTAATGGGAATGGCAACGGGTCTGGTAATAATGGCAATGGCTCTGGTAGTAACGGCAATGGTTCCAATAACGGAAACGGGTCTGGTAATAACGGCAATGGCTCCAATAACGGTGATGGATCTGGTAACAACGGCAATGGCTCCAATAATGGAAATGGATCCGGAAGCAATGGCGAGGGCTCTGGTAACCCTGGAGATGGCTCAAACGGAGGAGAAAATACCACGCCTCCACCTGACACATCAAGGCGATAAGCCATTATGCCCTAGCAAAAAGCATTTGTATTAAATAATCAAATAACAGACTTACTACATATTACTTATGAATTGTAGTAAGTCTGTTTTTTTGTCATTATAAAGAAGACTACTATTTTGAAGGGGTGGAAATATATGAACGTATTGATTTTAGGGGGCACACGTTTTTTTGGAAAAAAGCTAGTGGATCTTTGTATTCAAAATGGACATCATGTAACGATTTTAACACGTGGTCAAAGTGGCAATCCCTTTGGTACAAATGTTACGCAGTTGGTAGTAAATCGTAATGATCGTGATGCTTTAGCACAGGCACTAGCCAATACAACATGGGACATTGTCTATGATAATATTTGCTATTCGCCCAACGAGGCACAAGCGATTTGCGAGATATTAAAAGGGAAAACGAAAAAGCTGGTCTTTACTTCTACTCTTTCAACCTATGAAGTAGATGGTAAGATGAAAAAGGAAGAAGACTTTGATCCATTCCAGTATCAAATTCGCATGGGACATCAAGAGGAATTTTCTTATGGAGAAGGAAAGCGACAAGCGGAGGCTGTCTTATTTAAAGAAGCTGCATTCCCAGTCGTTGCTGTACGTTTCCCCATTGTGATGGGCGAGGATGACTATACACGTCGTTTACATTTCCACGTTGAACGTATTTTACAGAATCAGCCGATTACTTTACCGAACATTGATGCAAAGATGAGTTATATTACAGATGAGGAAGCAGCTGAATTTTTATATTTTGCTGGCGTTACGCCTATTGAAGGACCATACAATGCTACCGCATCTGGTGCTATGTCTCTCAAAGACCTCATTGCTCTAATCGAAGAAGCGAGTGGTCAGCGTGCAAAAATTTCCCTTATTGGTGGCAATGAGGAATCACCATCGCCTTATGGGGTGCCTGCTGATTGGTATATGTCCAACGCAAAAGCAGAGAAGGCAGGTTTTACATTTAGCCAGCTTGAAGATTGGCTACCAAAATTAGTGACAACATTAGTAAAACAGCTACAATAGCTTTAACAACGCAAAGAATCTGCTAGATAATTAGCAGATTCTTTGTTCATCCATTATGCATCAGCGTTTTTGCCGCAGATGCTTCACTTGCATTGCTGAACTGAAGTCTATCACGGTAATATGCTCTTTAAAATAGCTACTGCTTTATCAATCTCTTCCTTTGTGACCGTTAATGGAGGTAAGAGACGAATAACAGTTGGCCCTGCCCCCACTAGCAAAAGACCGCTCTCTTCTGCTGCCGAGATATAAGGCGCTACTTCAGTGTCACCACACCCAATCCCTAACAGAAGACCCTGTCCTTGAACGGTATAGCTAGAAGGTAATTGAGCTTTTAGTTGTTCCACAAAATAGGCAGATACTTCTTGTACCTGCTGTAAAAAGGCTGGCTCAAATACATGACTCAACACGGCTTGTGCCACATTCATCGCAAGAGGATTTCCACCAAATGTTGTCCCATGTGTTCCTGGACTAAATGTAGCATGAAGCTCAGCAGTCCCTAACATTGCACCCACAGGGAATCCACCACCTAAGCCTTTTGCCAATGTCATGATATGTGGCTTTAATACAGTTTGTTCAAAGGCATAGCGCGTTCCTGTTCGTCCAATACCTGTTTGCACTTCATCAATAATTAGTAGTATCCCTTGCTCCTCACAGGCTTTTGCAATAGCTGTAGCAAATTCTGCTGAGACGCTATTAACGCCACCCTCTCCTTGAATCATCTCCAGCATAATGGCTGCCACAGAATCATCAATGGCTGCTTCAAGTGCAGCAACATCATTAAATGGTAAAATCGTAAACTTTTCCACGAGTGGTCCAAAGCCATTATGTACCTTGCCTTGACCTGTTGCAGACATAGCTCCAAATGTACGACCATGGAATGATTTTTCGAACGTAATCATATGATGTTTCCCTGTATGTTTTCGTGCTAATTTAATGGCCGCTTCATTAGCCTCAGCCCCACTATTGCAGAAAAAAGCATGAGCAAAGTGCGTATTAGCAATTAATTTTTCTGCTACCTTTTCCTGACCTGGTATATCAAAAAGATTTGAAATATGCCATAGCTTTTCACTTTGCTCTTGTAGCGCCTGTACAACGGCTGGATGGGCATGACCAAGACTCACCACAGCAATGCCACTTGTAAAATCTAAGTATTGCTTCCCTGTAGAATCTTCAACAATTGTCCCCTGACCTTTGACAATTTGTGCACGACGCTTGCCGTAGTTCTCGAATAAAACACTCATGTTATCATCTCCACTATCATTTAAAATAGTTTCTTTCAACAACTATACTTCTCAAGCTATCCTATTAGAACACTAGAAAGAATGAAGTTCACTTGAGGCTACAATCGTCGTCCCAATTAATGTTGCACCCACGATTTGTACGGAAGGGATTCCTGCCCGTAAACAGTCGATGGCTCCTTGTACTTTCGGAATCATCCCACCGTATATATGACCCTGTTCTGTCCATTGGTCAATGAGTGAAGGTGTAGCTATTGTTTGGTATTCATCCTGAATACGTATACCACTCACATCCGTCACGAGTAATAAGCTATCTGCTCCGACCGCTAACGCAATTTCACTTGCCACCGTGTCGCCATTAATATTAAGAGCCTGACCTGCTTCGGTAGCACCTACGCAGGCAATAACAGGTACAATTCCTACATCCATTAAAGCTTCTAATAAGGATGTATTGATGTTTGTTATCGCTCCGACAAAGCCATACATATCTTGATCCAAAAAGTCCGCAACCATCAGCTGACCATCAAAGCCATTTAATCCGATGGCTGCTATACCGGCGGTTGTTAATTCATGAACTAACGCAGGGTTCACTTGGCCTATTAAGGTCGACTGGACAACCTTAATAGCTGCCTCATTTGTGACGCGTATTCCATTTAACGTATGAGATTGTATGCCTTGAGCAGCTAGTTCACGATTAATGGCTGGCCCACCCCCATGGGTAATAATCAGCTCTACTCCACTCTCTTGTAATCTTTTAAAATTATTAAAGAAAGCCTCATTTAAACCTTCCAGTGTACTGCCCCCAAGTTTAATGACCATACGTTTACGAGCGGTATGATGCATTGATTTGGACATAGTCATACGTTAAGTCACATCCCCAAGCATGCCCCTGACCATCACCCACACCAAGAGACACATAGATTTTTACTTCATGCATTTTTAATATTTGTATTAACTCATCCTCAGAAAAAGGAATCGGCTCACCGTTTTCTACCATCGTAGCCCCACCAATTTGGATGGTAATTTTATCTGGATCAACTGTTGCGCCACTATATCCTACCGCTGCAATAATACGCCCCCAGTTAGCATCACAGCCGAAAACAGCAGTCTTTACAAGTGGTGAACCAACGACTGTTTTTGCAATTTTACGTGCTTCCTCGTCTGAAAATGCACCAACAACTTCCACTTCAATGAGCTTCGTTGCCCCTTCACCGTCTTTGGCAATCATTTTTGCTAAATCTTCCGCTACTGTTTGCAATGTGTAATAGAAGTTTTGCCAATCTGGATGCTCAGGTGTTAAAGAATCATTTCCTGCTAAGCCATTAGCCAATATCACCACCGTGTCATTTGTGGATGTATCCCCATCAACTGTAATCGCGTTAAATGTTAAATTAGTAATAGTCGATAAAGCTGCCTGCAACACATCAGATTCAATGTTGGCATCTGTTGTAATAAAGCCTAGCATTGTTGCCATATTTGGTTCGATCATACCTGAACCTTTTGCAACACCAGCGATAATAACTTCCTTGCCATCCACAGTTGTACTATAGCTCGTGTTTTTCATGACAGTATCTGTCGTTAAAATAGCCTGTGCAAAGTCAATAGCACTTTCTAAACTGTCCTTTGGCTCTAACAGTTGAATACCGTTCGCTACTGGCTCTAATTTCATCATTTCCCCAATAACGCCTGTTGAGCAAACTCCTACTAAATTTGAAGCAATCCCTAATTTTTCAGCAGCTAGCTCTTGCATCGTTTGGGCATCTTTTACACCTTGCTTACCTGTACAAGCATTGGCATTGCCAGAATTTACGATCATCGCTTGCATTTTCTTAGTTGTATAAACAACTTCCTTCGTGACTTTTAATGGTGCTGCTTGCACAGCGTTTGTTGTAAAAACACCTGCTACACTTGCTGGTACTTCACTTACTAAAAGGGCTAAATCCTTTTTCTTATGCTTTAAACCACAATGTAATCCTGCTGCTTTAAAGCCTTTTGGTGAAACGATATTTTTACTTGATAATTTTTTCATTACATTCGTTGAAGTGATTACTGTCATTCAAAATTCCTCCTTAGTTTAATAAATAAGAGAAGCATACAGTTTCCTGCATGCTGTTAAATAAAGAACGGCACGACATCTAGTCCTGTCGTTTGTGGCAAATCAAATTGCACATTCATATTTTGGATAGCTTGCCCTGCTGCCCCTTTGACGAGATTATCAATCACACTGACAATTGTGGCCCGATTTGTACGGGAATCTACTTTCACTAAAATATCGCAATAATTTGATCCTTTGACACGATTTGTCCCTAAACTTGATGCATCGGTCACAATCCGAACAAATGGATGATTTTCATAGGTTGCCTGTAAACAAGTGATCAATTGCGATTCTGTAATACCTGGCATTACAGGGGCATAAGATGTCGCCAAAATTCCCCGTGTCATGGGAACCAAATGCGTATTAAAAGTAATCGTTGTCTCTACTTGAGCAAACATGGAAAGTGCCTGTTCAATTTCTGGTATATGCTGATGTGTATTTACTTTATAGATTGAGAAATTCTCATTTGTCTCACTAAAATGGGTAGTTTGTGAAGGCTTATTGCCAGCTCCTGAAATGCCACTCTTTGCATCAATCACTAGAAAGCTAGGATCAATTAAGCGTTCTTTTACAAGTGGTAGTAAGGATAATAAGACCGCTGTCGGGTAACAACCTGGATTAGCAATGAGTGGTGCTTGACGTATAAGCTCTGCATTCCACTCTGTTAAACCATATACACTCTGTTGAACACTATGGAACGGTGCCGCTTTTTTGCCATACCAGGTTTCATAGCTTGCGAGATCTTTTAATCGAAAATCACCAGATAAATCGATTATTTTTGGTCCTTTCCCAACCAAAGGCGGTAAAAGCTCACTTGTTACCCCGGATGGTGTACTCGTAAAAACAACATCAAATTTTTCTAAAGTGTCATACGCTATCTTTTGTAACGGTGTATCAGCTATCCTAACAAGATGACCAAATTTCGAAGAAAAAAGAACACCCTCTTCTGAAGAAGTAAATAAATCAATCTGATCTACAGCTGGATGATTATGTAAAAACCGAATAAGCTCTAGTCCACCATATCCAGTTGCTCCAACAATACCTACTTTCACTGCACTCACCTCTGAAATAAGTTAAAAATAGTATACGTCTGCATATTTATTAAGTCAACTGAATTTTTATTTAATTACCTGTTTTTTTAAATAGACATTATTTCACCTTCACACCACTTGTAAATTCAGAAAAAAGAAGGCAAGAATCCCTTCGCTCATCGAATGAATCCCTGCCTTCTTTTTATGCACATGTTGTATAAATATCAATTGTTGTCTTAGTAGAGATGATTAATCTTCCATCGTTGATAAATCACCAGTCGGTAAATTTAATTCCCAAGCTTTCAATACGCGACGCATAATTTTACCACTACGTGTTTTTGGCAATTTATCTTTAAATTCAATTTCACGTGGTGCTGCATGTGCAGATAAACCTTTCTTAACAAAATCACGTATATCGTCAATTAATGCATCAGAAGGTTCAACACCTTCTCGTAAGGATACAAAGGCTTTAATGATTTCCCCTCGCACCGGATCTGGTTTCCCTATAACTCCTGCTTCAATTACATCTGGATGCTCAAGCAGTTTACTTTCCACTTCAAATGGCCCAACGCGCTCACCAGCCGTCATAATGACATCATCCACACGTCCTTGGAACCAGAAGTAACCTTCATCATCCATATAGGCTGAATCTCCAGATACATACCATTCTCCTTTTAGGAAATAAGATTCATAGCGCTCTGGATTGCCCCAAATTTGGCGCATCATGGCAGGCCAACCACGATGAATAGCAAGATTCCCCATTGTAAAAGGTGGCACCTCATTACCTGCATCATCTACAATTGTCGCATGAATACCAGGAAGTGGTTTCCCCATTGAACCTGGCTTAATATCCATCGAAGGATAATTACAAATCATATGGGCTCCTGTCTCTGTCATCCACCATGTATCATGTATACGATGTCCTAGTTCCTCTACTCCCCAGCGAATAACTTCTGGATTCAAAGGCTCACCAACAGATAGTACATGACGTAAAGACGTTAGATCATAGCTTTCAAGCAAACCACTTCCTGCACCCATCAGCATACGGAACGCAGTTGGTGCACTGTACCAAACTGTCACACTATAATCTTCAATAGCTTGATACCATGCTTGTGGTGAGAATCTTCCCCCAACAATTAGCATTGTTACACCGTTTAACCACGGGCCAAAGATGCCATAAGCTGTTCCTGTAACCCACCCAGGATCGGCTGTACACCAATAAATATCATCTTCGCGTAAATCAAGTACCCATTGTGTCGATTGATATTGCTGAACCATAGCATTATGGACATGCAATACCCCCTTTGGAGCACCAGTTGAACCTGAAGTATAGTGAAGAATCATACCATCTTCTCTGTCTACCCACTCTATTTCAAAATGAGCTGAAGCTTCTTTTAAATGTTTAGTAAAGTCTAGGATTTGAGCTGTTTCCTCAACATCCTCCCCTACTAAAAAGATATGCTCCAATTTAGGCAATTTAGCTAAAGGTACACGTTCAAGTAACGCTGGTGTCGTGACTAATACTTTTGCCTCACTATCAGCAAGTCGATCATACACAGCACCTTCCATAAAAGCTTCAAACAACGGTCCAACAATAACACCCATTTTCAACGCACCTAATAATGAAAAGTAAAGCTCAGGTGAACGTGGCATAAAAATAAATAAACGGTCACCCTTTTGCAAATTAGTAGCCGTTTTAAAAACGTTCGCTGCTTTGTTTGTTAACCTTTTCATTTCATTAAATGAGTATGCCTCTTTCCGTTTACCATCATTAAAATAAAGTGCCACCTTATTTTTACGATGTGTTTCTGTATGACGATCGATAGCCTCATACGCCATATTCACTAAACCTGTTTCGAACCAGCTAAATGCCTTTTCCGTATCTGCCCAATTATGAGACTCTGCCACTTCTTCATAATTCATTAAATGGTGTTGACCAGGTAAAGCCATTAACTTCTCCTTCATTTTCATCCCCATGAAAATACCCCTTTCTTCGCTTTTGTTTTTGACTAAATTTCAACAATCCCCCCTGTTGAAATTCAGAAAATATTTCAAAAGCAAAATTGATATGTAGCTATTGTTATATAACAGTTATCCATAGTAATAATGTTCAAATTCCCAACAGCACTACTTTTATCTGTTGAATAACAGAAGCAATATAATCTTATTTTACACGAATTCAGATAGATTGTCTCAATATTTTTATTTTTCCAAAAATACAGGTATATTTTGCAAAAATAAGCGTTTTTACGCAAGAAATCAGCTATAATGGAATTATTAAACTCAGGTGGTGTAATTATGGAACATAAAAAAACTTTTTTTTCTGTCACAAAGGAAACAAAGCATGGTACTGTGTATGTGGAAGGACCTGTGCCTCCAGAAAAATTAGCTACATATTCATT encodes:
- the argC gene encoding N-acetyl-gamma-glutamyl-phosphate reductase, coding for MKVGIVGATGYGGLELIRFLHNHPAVDQIDLFTSSEEGVLFSSKFGHLVRIADTPLQKIAYDTLEKFDVVFTSTPSGVTSELLPPLVGKGPKIIDLSGDFRLKDLASYETWYGKKAAPFHSVQQSVYGLTEWNAELIRQAPLIANPGCYPTAVLLSLLPLVKERLIDPSFLVIDAKSGISGAGNKPSQTTHFSETNENFSIYKVNTHQHIPEIEQALSMFAQVETTITFNTHLVPMTRGILATSYAPVMPGITESQLITCLQATYENHPFVRIVTDASSLGTNRVKGSNYCDILVKVDSRTNRATIVSVIDNLVKGAAGQAIQNMNVQFDLPQTTGLDVVPFFI
- a CDS encoding NAD-dependent epimerase/dehydratase family protein, which produces MNVLILGGTRFFGKKLVDLCIQNGHHVTILTRGQSGNPFGTNVTQLVVNRNDRDALAQALANTTWDIVYDNICYSPNEAQAICEILKGKTKKLVFTSTLSTYEVDGKMKKEEDFDPFQYQIRMGHQEEFSYGEGKRQAEAVLFKEAAFPVVAVRFPIVMGEDDYTRRLHFHVERILQNQPITLPNIDAKMSYITDEEAAEFLYFAGVTPIEGPYNATASGAMSLKDLIALIEEASGQRAKISLIGGNEESPSPYGVPADWYMSNAKAEKAGFTFSQLEDWLPKLVTTLVKQLQ
- the argB gene encoding acetylglutamate kinase; this encodes MTMSKSMHHTARKRMVIKLGGSTLEGLNEAFFNNFKRLQESGVELIITHGGGPAINRELAAQGIQSHTLNGIRVTNEAAIKVVQSTLIGQVNPALVHELTTAGIAAIGLNGFDGQLMVADFLDQDMYGFVGAITNINTSLLEALMDVGIVPVIACVGATEAGQALNINGDTVASEIALAVGADSLLLVTDVSGIRIQDEYQTIATPSLIDQWTEQGHIYGGMIPKVQGAIDCLRAGIPSVQIVGATLIGTTIVASSELHSF
- the acsA gene encoding acetate--CoA ligase, whose product is MGMKMKEKLMALPGQHHLMNYEEVAESHNWADTEKAFSWFETGLVNMAYEAIDRHTETHRKNKVALYFNDGKRKEAYSFNEMKRLTNKAANVFKTATNLQKGDRLFIFMPRSPELYFSLLGALKMGVIVGPLFEAFMEGAVYDRLADSEAKVLVTTPALLERVPLAKLPKLEHIFLVGEDVEETAQILDFTKHLKEASAHFEIEWVDREDGMILHYTSGSTGAPKGVLHVHNAMVQQYQSTQWVLDLREDDIYWCTADPGWVTGTAYGIFGPWLNGVTMLIVGGRFSPQAWYQAIEDYSVTVWYSAPTAFRMLMGAGSGLLESYDLTSLRHVLSVGEPLNPEVIRWGVEELGHRIHDTWWMTETGAHMICNYPSMDIKPGSMGKPLPGIHATIVDDAGNEVPPFTMGNLAIHRGWPAMMRQIWGNPERYESYFLKGEWYVSGDSAYMDDEGYFWFQGRVDDVIMTAGERVGPFEVESKLLEHPDVIEAGVIGKPDPVRGEIIKAFVSLREGVEPSDALIDDIRDFVKKGLSAHAAPREIEFKDKLPKTRSGKIMRRVLKAWELNLPTGDLSTMED
- the argJ gene encoding bifunctional glutamate N-acetyltransferase/amino-acid acetyltransferase ArgJ, with the protein product MTVITSTNVMKKLSSKNIVSPKGFKAAGLHCGLKHKKKDLALLVSEVPASVAGVFTTNAVQAAPLKVTKEVVYTTKKMQAMIVNSGNANACTGKQGVKDAQTMQELAAEKLGIASNLVGVCSTGVIGEMMKLEPVANGIQLLEPKDSLESAIDFAQAILTTDTVMKNTSYSTTVDGKEVIIAGVAKGSGMIEPNMATMLGFITTDANIESDVLQAALSTITNLTFNAITVDGDTSTNDTVVILANGLAGNDSLTPEHPDWQNFYYTLQTVAEDLAKMIAKDGEGATKLIEVEVVGAFSDEEARKIAKTVVGSPLVKTAVFGCDANWGRIIAAVGYSGATVDPDKITIQIGGATMVENGEPIPFSEDELIQILKMHEVKIYVSLGVGDGQGHAWGCDLTYDYVQINASYRS
- a CDS encoding transglycosylase domain-containing protein; its protein translation is MKDWIEKINAKIDELLEQKWMKKLRISGSVTWNLFLLFLVFALVGTVFVGSVGAGYFASLVKEEPLRSKEELRDQIFSYEETSEIYFANDIYIGKLRTDLDRRETSLSNVAPEVVNAVLATEDEYFREHNGIVPKAVIRGLLQDVTNSATQTGGSTLTQQLIKNQVLTNEVSYERKAKEILLAMRLEHFMTKEEILEAYLNIIPYGRNSSGRNIAGVETAAEGIFGVKAKELSLPQAAYIAGIPQAPFAYTPFTNTGELKSEEALKPGIDRMKTVLYRMKEAGYIDDAQYNEALNYDIAADFRGPEMRAEDRYPWLTYELEARANDIIAEKLAKDDGIDPERLKSEKKLKDKYTILADRDVRSKGYRIYSTINKDMYDAMQKAAKDFQYYGHTYTGKGKDPVTGEEIDIEMPVQVGSILIENTTGRILSFVGGRDFKTIQVNHATQAYRSNGSTMKPLLVYGPAIEYGVIGAGSPLVDVKFSIGKWSPSNYITSDERGLIPAREALADSQNISALRLYNDIINRRPADLLVKMGFTKLHPDDFTNLATGIGALSEGTTVEENTNAFATFANGGQFIDAYMIDRIEDQEGNIIYKHEVEPVQVFSPETSYIVTDMLRDVLTKGTGTMARNTLKFSSDFAAKTGTSQEYKDVWLVGYNPNVSLGVWMGYDQPRTLYAFNNTYLQPSVRVNKLWGTLMNAVYDADPQLIDPPTSFKAPKNVVTASFCGISGMAPSAACASAGLVRSDLFNAKVFLPSQPDDSLASSSVVTIKGKTYNALPNTPAEFVKAGGAGINQDFIKRMLGRLGGNPASLLPKNSTLSNSSVSAVDFPADGSPPAAVSASVNGSTLSWSESSNDVVGYRIYNVTNGGNTLVTSVLESTQSITVASGQAYVVVAVDITGLSSPQSNVVSTGGSENEPDPEENDQEPIPPTTPPTNGNGNGSGNNGNGSGSNGNGSNNGNGSGNNGNGSNNGDGSGNNGNGSNNGNGSGSNGEGSGNPGDGSNGGENTTPPPDTSRR
- a CDS encoding acetylornithine transaminase, which translates into the protein MSVLFENYGKRRAQIVKGQGTIVEDSTGKQYLDFTSGIAVVSLGHAHPAVVQALQEQSEKLWHISNLFDIPGQEKVAEKLIANTHFAHAFFCNSGAEANEAAIKLARKHTGKHHMITFEKSFHGRTFGAMSATGQGKVHNGFGPLVEKFTILPFNDVAALEAAIDDSVAAIMLEMIQGEGGVNSVSAEFATAIAKACEEQGILLIIDEVQTGIGRTGTRYAFEQTVLKPHIMTLAKGLGGGFPVGAMLGTAELHATFSPGTHGTTFGGNPLAMNVAQAVLSHVFEPAFLQQVQEVSAYFVEQLKAQLPSSYTVQGQGLLLGIGCGDTEVAPYISAAEESGLLLVGAGPTVIRLLPPLTVTKEEIDKAVAILKSILP